One Clostridium estertheticum DNA segment encodes these proteins:
- a CDS encoding D-glucuronyl C5-epimerase family protein: MNILQMVKAYGSLIFGKQDYWHPDMLVNKNCSLNKIDQYYVDTKSKHNYIGKMDENNIPLLEMDGTYYYFPVTIAQYALGNFDKYIETKDRKYFDVVIICAEWFVTNIQETSKGVYGYVNDYDKMTYGLHKPWLSSLSQGQPMSVLARCYSVTKDKRYLDVCEKLLKSFEVKSQDKGVLALLNSGYFYEEYPSKEPSFVLNGLIFSLWGLLDFNIVSDNKKAIELYNKGEKTLYDNLMLFNIKGIKWSRYDLYNFKIHNIASVFYHKLHIEQLKSMYILTNKDVYREYYTAWEKSKNNIFVYIIATLYKIVHKLSVRNQSNYVPSISDK; this comes from the coding sequence ATGAATATTCTTCAAATGGTTAAAGCTTATGGAAGCCTAATTTTTGGGAAACAAGATTATTGGCATCCAGATATGTTAGTTAATAAAAACTGTAGTTTAAATAAAATTGACCAATATTATGTTGATACAAAATCTAAGCATAATTACATTGGTAAGATGGATGAAAATAATATACCCTTGCTTGAAATGGATGGGACATATTATTATTTCCCAGTAACTATTGCTCAGTATGCCTTAGGAAATTTTGATAAATATATAGAGACCAAAGATAGAAAATATTTTGATGTTGTTATAATTTGTGCAGAGTGGTTTGTTACAAACATACAGGAAACATCAAAAGGTGTCTATGGATATGTTAATGATTATGACAAGATGACATATGGACTACATAAGCCCTGGTTATCCTCATTATCACAGGGACAACCTATGTCTGTACTTGCAAGATGTTATTCTGTAACAAAAGATAAAAGATATTTGGATGTTTGTGAAAAACTTCTTAAATCTTTTGAAGTTAAAAGTCAAGATAAAGGGGTGCTTGCGTTACTGAACAGTGGATATTTTTACGAAGAATATCCATCCAAAGAGCCTTCCTTTGTACTAAATGGATTAATTTTTTCACTTTGGGGATTATTAGATTTTAATATTGTATCAGATAATAAAAAAGCTATAGAATTATATAATAAAGGCGAGAAGACTCTTTATGACAATTTAATGTTATTTAACATTAAAGGAATAAAATGGTCGAGATATGACTTATATAATTTTAAAATCCATAATATAGCAAGTGTTTTTTACCACAAACTTCATATAGAACAATTAAAATCAATGTACATTTTAACAAATAAAGATGTATATAGAGAATATTACACAGCTTGGGAAAAATCTAAAAATAATATATTTGTATATATTATTGCCACGTTATATAAGATTGTACATAAGCTTTCTGTAAGAAATCAAAGTAATTATGTACCATCAATTTCAGACAAATAA
- the wecB gene encoding non-hydrolyzing UDP-N-acetylglucosamine 2-epimerase produces MKIVTVIGARPQFIKAAMVSSALREHNNEIIIHTGQHYDDNMSRIFFEELDIPKPDYNLNICSGDHGYQTGNMLINIEAVLQKEKPDCVLVYGDTNSTLAGALAASKMLIPLLHIEAGLRSYNMTMPEEQNRILTDHISNILFAPTKTAVNNLTKEGIVKNVYNVGDVMYDSILHFNKIAEKKSNIMNRLCLNKEEYILATIHRAENTNDFNRLKNIVEAFNESGEKIILPLHPRTQKYIIEYGLSFGKNVETIQSVGYLEMVMLEKNCKKIITDSGGVQKEAFFLDKPCITLREETEWIETVENGWNVLVGADKLKIKNAILKFECNKPKHGYFGFGDAVKKIVDIIG; encoded by the coding sequence ATGAAAATAGTAACGGTAATTGGGGCTAGACCGCAGTTCATCAAAGCAGCAATGGTTTCTAGTGCTTTGAGAGAACATAACAATGAAATTATAATACATACAGGGCAGCATTATGATGATAACATGTCAAGGATTTTTTTTGAGGAATTAGATATTCCAAAACCTGATTATAATTTAAACATATGTTCTGGTGATCATGGATATCAGACAGGAAATATGCTTATAAATATTGAAGCAGTGCTTCAAAAAGAAAAGCCGGATTGTGTTTTAGTTTATGGAGATACTAATTCTACACTAGCTGGTGCACTTGCAGCAAGTAAAATGTTGATACCTCTTCTTCATATTGAGGCTGGGCTTAGAAGTTATAATATGACTATGCCGGAAGAACAAAACCGAATACTTACGGATCATATATCAAATATTTTATTTGCACCTACAAAAACTGCTGTTAACAATTTGACTAAAGAAGGAATTGTTAAGAATGTATATAATGTAGGTGATGTTATGTATGATTCCATATTACATTTCAATAAAATTGCTGAAAAAAAGAGCAATATAATGAATAGACTTTGCTTAAATAAAGAAGAATATATATTAGCGACTATCCATAGGGCTGAAAACACTAATGATTTTAATAGACTAAAAAATATAGTAGAAGCATTTAATGAAAGTGGAGAAAAAATAATACTTCCACTACATCCTAGAACTCAAAAGTATATAATTGAATACGGATTGTCTTTTGGAAAGAATGTTGAAACTATTCAGTCTGTGGGTTATTTAGAAATGGTGATGCTAGAGAAGAATTGTAAAAAGATAATTACCGACAGTGGTGGAGTACAAAAGGAAGCGTTTTTCCTTGACAAGCCCTGTATTACGCTTAGAGAAGAAACTGAATGGATTGAAACTGTAGAAAATGGATGGAATGTACTTGTTGGGGCAGATAAGTTGAAAATAAAAAATGCTATTCTAAAATTTGAGTGTAATAAGCCTAAGCATGGATATTTTGGATTTGGAGATGCAGTAAAAAAAATTGTTGATATTATAGGATAG
- a CDS encoding glycosyltransferase, with amino-acid sequence MSKNVLSILYFFPPMGGSGVQRTLKFVKYMPQFGYNPVVATIKAGHNFAYDETLLEEVPKSVVVYRSNAGETLWVRNIIEKLSAIRKPKATSNEDIKNVSGTSVSVQSSPGLKERAFRFIELNFLVPDSKIRWYKNAVKDVSNILNSEDIHYIFSSSYPYTVHLIALEAKKKTNLPWVADFRDPWIGNSPMTEGHSEKRKKKEEKLESEVVAYADKIIMVTKPICENYKKRYPQYKEKFVTITNGFDANDFEQLEVVKEEKFTICYSGIVAKGQTPETFIKATERLFNENQEYKDNIKVKFIGFILDEYINLIGDSNIHENFEKIDYMPHSQCISHMKGADINLIILSDEEESKGVFSGKIFDYIGSQRPILGIMPSNGVASNLIIDKEIGYSYNHGDVDGVYNFIKDNYEKWKNKEDTNTNAAVKCAEFERKNLTNQLVNLFEQI; translated from the coding sequence GTGAGTAAGAATGTATTATCAATATTGTACTTTTTCCCACCTATGGGCGGAAGTGGAGTACAAAGAACTTTAAAATTTGTTAAATATATGCCGCAATTTGGATATAATCCTGTAGTAGCAACTATAAAGGCTGGTCATAATTTTGCATATGATGAAACCTTACTTGAAGAAGTACCAAAAAGTGTAGTGGTATATAGGTCAAATGCTGGAGAAACTTTATGGGTTAGAAATATAATAGAAAAATTAAGCGCTATAAGAAAACCTAAAGCTACATCTAATGAAGATATTAAAAATGTTAGCGGCACAAGTGTTTCTGTGCAAAGTTCACCAGGACTCAAGGAAAGAGCATTTAGATTCATTGAACTTAATTTTTTAGTACCAGATAGTAAAATAAGATGGTATAAGAATGCAGTAAAGGATGTTTCAAATATTTTAAATAGTGAAGATATTCATTATATTTTTTCATCTTCATATCCTTATACTGTACATTTGATTGCACTAGAGGCAAAGAAAAAAACTAATCTTCCATGGGTAGCTGACTTTAGAGATCCATGGATAGGAAATTCACCAATGACTGAGGGTCATTCAGAAAAAAGAAAGAAAAAAGAAGAAAAACTTGAGTCAGAGGTTGTAGCTTATGCCGATAAAATAATTATGGTTACAAAACCTATTTGTGAAAATTATAAAAAAAGATACCCACAATATAAAGAAAAATTCGTAACCATTACTAATGGGTTTGATGCTAATGACTTTGAACAATTAGAAGTTGTTAAAGAAGAAAAATTTACTATATGTTACAGTGGTATTGTGGCAAAGGGACAAACACCAGAAACCTTCATTAAAGCAACAGAGAGATTGTTTAATGAAAATCAAGAATATAAAGATAATATAAAAGTGAAATTTATTGGATTTATATTAGATGAATACATAAATTTAATTGGAGACTCTAACATTCATGAGAATTTCGAAAAAATCGATTATATGCCTCATTCTCAGTGTATCTCACATATGAAGGGTGCAGATATTAATCTAATAATACTTTCAGATGAAGAAGAAAGTAAAGGGGTGTTTAGCGGTAAAATTTTTGACTATATAGGATCTCAAAGACCAATTTTAGGAATTATGCCTTCAAATGGTGTAGCTTCAAATTTAATAATAGATAAAGAAATAGGATATTCATATAATCATGGCGATGTAGACGGTGTTTATAATTTTATAAAAGATAATTATGAGAAATGGAAAAACAAAGAAGATACTAATACTAATGCTGCAGTAAAATGTGCAGAATTTGAAAGAAAAAATTTAACAAATCAATTAGTGAATTTGTTTGAACAAATTTAG
- a CDS encoding O-antigen ligase family protein, which produces MNLLKDIKNGSKEYIEYLLKYKILILVAYLVCQLGIYMLIGKTNYFIFAASFFTTIFIISSLVLMLKDSKTAILIYNLSIPILPMQLYLLNRLNQNSIGATMYFVYFIFLVIGVRKEKLNFRKINIKNKYGIVAMVYIFLSAIAIISSALSAYKFEAFRLTFIGVIFMILYSLILICLEIKEYDFYKKVILFLCIGVAISGIPDTFIALYSLILSGENIHLYGVLGSNFMLGYTLMVLPFILLYAVNKEISGKYNSIYKLLLLVEIINLCTQRSRGILGALVIAFVTIIVIDHKNYKKYLIVSLLILGCITFNVSQRGEMVDIKDSIINSGVPKVEGAGASGKGFFYQLGEQARNRSPIWSAAFRMIEDHTYIGVGPANFKYYFQSYAPELKKAYIDAHNIFLNVAAEFGIPFALVFFLSWWGAMLKALIYGFTKAKKYNKSFIFPTFIGMSSLMAYGNVTGQAFITSKHPISVVPAFVLISLLTVLLIITKEQTILKD; this is translated from the coding sequence ATGAATTTACTAAAGGATATTAAAAATGGGTCAAAAGAATATATCGAATACTTATTAAAATATAAAATATTAATTTTAGTAGCATATTTAGTTTGTCAATTAGGTATTTATATGCTTATAGGAAAAACCAATTATTTTATATTTGCAGCTAGTTTTTTCACAACAATATTTATAATCAGTTCATTAGTTTTAATGCTGAAGGATTCAAAAACTGCCATACTCATATATAATCTTTCAATACCAATACTGCCCATGCAGTTATACTTATTAAATAGATTGAATCAAAATAGCATTGGTGCTACAATGTACTTTGTATATTTTATATTTTTAGTAATTGGTGTAAGAAAAGAGAAATTGAATTTCAGAAAAATTAATATAAAAAATAAATATGGAATAGTTGCTATGGTATATATTTTCCTAAGTGCTATTGCTATAATTTCATCAGCTCTAAGTGCTTATAAATTTGAAGCATTTAGATTAACATTTATCGGAGTCATATTTATGATTCTCTATAGTTTAATATTGATATGTTTAGAAATAAAAGAATATGATTTTTATAAAAAAGTTATTTTATTTTTATGCATAGGTGTAGCAATATCAGGAATACCAGATACTTTTATAGCTTTATATAGTCTAATATTAAGTGGAGAAAATATTCACCTGTATGGAGTGTTAGGCAGTAATTTCATGCTTGGATATACTTTAATGGTGCTTCCTTTTATACTATTATATGCTGTTAATAAAGAAATTTCAGGCAAGTATAATTCTATATATAAGTTACTGTTATTAGTTGAGATTATTAATTTATGTACTCAAAGGTCAAGAGGTATATTGGGCGCATTAGTTATAGCTTTTGTAACTATTATTGTTATAGATCATAAAAATTATAAAAAATATTTAATAGTATCCTTATTAATACTAGGGTGTATTACTTTTAATGTATCTCAGAGAGGTGAAATGGTAGATATAAAAGATTCTATTATAAATTCTGGGGTTCCTAAAGTTGAAGGAGCTGGAGCAAGTGGTAAAGGATTTTTTTATCAATTAGGTGAGCAAGCTCGTAATAGAAGTCCTATATGGTCAGCGGCATTTAGAATGATAGAAGATCATACTTATATTGGAGTAGGTCCAGCTAATTTCAAGTATTATTTTCAATCCTATGCGCCGGAACTAAAAAAGGCATATATTGACGCTCATAATATATTTTTAAATGTAGCTGCTGAATTTGGAATACCTTTTGCACTAGTATTTTTCTTATCTTGGTGGGGTGCCATGTTAAAAGCTTTAATATATGGATTTACTAAAGCAAAAAAGTATAATAAAAGCTTTATATTTCCTACATTTATAGGTATGTCTTCACTCATGGCATATGGGAATGTTACAGGTCAGGCATTCATTACTTCAAAGCATCCCATAAGCGTGGTTCCAGCATTTGTATTAATTAGTTTATTGACTGTTTTATTAATAATCACGAAAGAACAAACTATTTTAAAAGACTAA
- a CDS encoding glycosyltransferase family 2 protein, protein MNGEGNVKVSVVIPCRNEEKYIGKCLQSIMEQSYGIENIEVFVCDGCSDDSTLDIIKEYSIKYPQIKLVINEKRVAPTAMNLGIKAAVGEIIVIFGAHAYMNNDYIHICVEKLKSSDIACVGGRIINISEDSIAEAISLAMASPFGVGNALFRFSNVEQLVDTVAFGAYKKSIFSKIGYFDEELVRNQDDELNFRITKSGNKILLAPDIISHYYTRGSFSKLWTQYFQYGFWKVRVIQKHKKPSAVRHLIPLLFVLSLISGTLLSPFSKIVRFLFSAEILAYLAGAITFSLKAYSGKVKNAPKMIIAFLILHLSYGIGFLEGLIVFYILKSNKPVEKNTKSSR, encoded by the coding sequence ATGAATGGTGAAGGAAATGTAAAAGTATCTGTAGTTATTCCCTGCAGAAATGAGGAAAAATATATAGGAAAATGTTTACAATCTATAATGGAACAAAGCTATGGAATAGAAAATATTGAAGTTTTTGTTTGTGATGGCTGTTCAGATGATAGTACTTTGGATATAATAAAAGAATATAGCATTAAATATCCGCAGATAAAATTAGTAATCAATGAAAAAAGAGTGGCACCTACAGCAATGAATTTAGGAATAAAGGCAGCGGTGGGTGAGATAATTGTGATTTTTGGTGCTCATGCCTATATGAATAATGATTATATCCATATTTGCGTAGAAAAACTAAAGAGTTCTGACATTGCATGTGTTGGTGGAAGAATTATAAACATTAGTGAAGACAGTATTGCAGAGGCGATATCACTTGCTATGGCATCTCCATTTGGTGTAGGAAATGCACTGTTTAGATTTTCAAATGTGGAACAACTTGTCGACACGGTTGCTTTTGGAGCTTATAAAAAAAGTATATTTAGTAAAATAGGATATTTTGATGAAGAGCTTGTAAGAAACCAAGATGATGAATTGAATTTTAGAATTACTAAAAGTGGCAATAAGATACTTCTAGCCCCTGATATAATATCTCACTATTATACAAGAGGGTCTTTTAGTAAGCTATGGACACAATATTTCCAGTATGGTTTTTGGAAAGTTAGAGTAATTCAAAAACATAAAAAACCATCAGCAGTAAGACATTTAATTCCCTTACTATTTGTTCTCAGTTTAATTTCTGGAACGTTGTTAAGTCCATTTTCTAAGATAGTTAGATTTTTATTTTCAGCAGAAATATTAGCATATTTAGCAGGTGCTATTACATTCTCTTTAAAAGCTTACAGTGGAAAAGTAAAAAATGCTCCTAAGATGATAATAGCATTTTTGATATTGCATCTAAGCTATGGAATAGGATTTTTAGAGGGATTAATAGTGTTTTACATTTTGAAATCTAATAAACCTGTTGAAAAAAACACAAAATCATCAAGGTAA
- a CDS encoding polysaccharide deacetylase family protein, producing the protein MKKILVVYENEKFKNQIEYAVQILFSNYCVDYSAIPYSKFDSDCKCDLIIYYGANIECDFANIIVMQGPLFGKNYLQKDSLLNNVEFYEGLPVFFSNKFCDFYFKDKEGKTIINIDIFQIIFYFLTCYEEFVFDEYDNKGRFNIANSILHKFNLLSRPVVNENICFFINVLKEKFNLSLQRKDLWEGREYAVMLSHDVDIITKHLSFKREIRLLLSMILIDKKPRQVFKRISDFINIKILKVQKDPLDTFDDILDLESEKNFKSSFYFMADEKTYDLKSNRVKEIFKNILDSGCEIGFHPGHNTSNDKRNFKNQLATLKGNIAETDVFGVRQHYLSFHGSKTWVIQDGSGLKYDSTVCFPELAGFKVGYCLPYKTYDLTQNSSLDLIEIPLILMDGSLFDYMNLNYEQSEEYIKKLILQVQKYSGVFVILWHNSAITKEYNQYSKQVFSWLYTFVEKQNCIVQSGINIYKMFLGQTYIK; encoded by the coding sequence TTGAAGAAAATTTTAGTGGTTTATGAAAATGAGAAATTTAAAAATCAAATAGAGTATGCAGTGCAGATCTTATTTAGTAATTACTGCGTTGACTATTCTGCAATACCATATTCGAAATTTGATTCAGATTGCAAATGTGATTTAATCATTTATTATGGAGCCAATATAGAATGTGACTTTGCGAATATAATTGTTATGCAAGGGCCTCTATTTGGAAAAAATTATTTACAAAAGGATTCCTTGCTTAATAATGTTGAATTTTATGAGGGGTTACCTGTATTCTTTAGTAATAAATTCTGTGATTTTTACTTTAAAGATAAGGAAGGGAAAACAATCATTAATATTGATATTTTCCAAATCATATTTTATTTTTTAACTTGCTATGAAGAATTTGTTTTTGATGAGTATGATAATAAAGGAAGGTTTAATATAGCAAATAGTATATTACATAAATTCAATTTGCTATCAAGACCAGTAGTTAATGAAAATATTTGCTTTTTTATTAATGTTTTGAAGGAAAAATTCAATTTAAGCCTTCAAAGAAAAGATTTATGGGAGGGCCGCGAATATGCAGTAATGTTATCGCATGATGTTGATATTATTACAAAGCATCTATCCTTTAAAAGGGAAATACGATTATTACTTAGTATGATTTTAATTGATAAGAAACCTAGACAAGTCTTTAAAAGAATAAGTGATTTTATTAATATTAAGATACTAAAAGTACAGAAGGATCCCTTGGATACCTTCGATGATATTTTGGATTTGGAAAGTGAGAAAAATTTTAAATCCAGCTTTTACTTTATGGCTGATGAAAAAACTTATGATTTAAAAAGCAATAGAGTAAAAGAAATTTTTAAGAATATATTGGATAGTGGTTGTGAGATAGGCTTTCATCCAGGCCACAATACTTCCAATGATAAACGAAATTTTAAAAATCAACTTGCCACATTAAAAGGTAATATTGCTGAAACTGATGTTTTTGGTGTTAGGCAGCATTATTTAAGCTTTCACGGCTCGAAAACATGGGTTATTCAAGATGGGTCTGGATTAAAATATGACTCTACGGTGTGCTTTCCAGAACTGGCGGGATTCAAGGTTGGATATTGTTTGCCATATAAAACCTATGACTTAACCCAAAATTCATCTTTAGATTTAATTGAAATTCCATTAATATTAATGGACGGAAGTCTTTTTGATTATATGAATTTAAATTATGAACAGTCCGAGGAATATATTAAAAAGCTTATTTTGCAAGTGCAAAAATATAGTGGAGTTTTCGTTATATTATGGCATAATTCAGCTATTACAAAGGAATATAACCAATATTCAAAACAAGTTTTCAGCTGGTTATATACATTTGTAGAAAAACAAAATTGTATTGTCCAAAGTGGAATTAACATTTATAAAATGTTTTTGGGGCAAACTTATATAAAGTGA
- a CDS encoding glycosyltransferase family 4 protein encodes MKICFLGDGNSIHIRRWLDFFHGRGHEVHLITFSNVVHKNIIVHKIGDFDINISGGNWQYIFSTMQIKKLIKKANFDIINAHFVTSYGFLAALSGAKPLVVSAWGTDILVAPKRNAIYKAITKYALNSAKLITSDSNFMSEAIHQLTNTDVLTVPMGVEKGLCYRERKESTDEIKILSLRTINVNSNIDIIVSAFAKLIESNEGINFKLIITNNGPEMENIKALVKQLNVEKNVDIRGFVTRDELIDLLYSSHMHITIPDSDSTSVTLLEAMASGIITIASDIPANREWIDHNSNGLITENNDVESLKLSMEFALNDSEFKQKAAKLSREVILKKAIWTQNMQLVEQKYLALLKNN; translated from the coding sequence ATGAAGATTTGCTTTTTAGGAGATGGGAATAGTATTCATATTAGAAGATGGTTAGATTTTTTTCATGGAAGAGGTCATGAAGTACATTTAATAACTTTTTCTAATGTGGTCCACAAAAATATTATTGTACACAAAATAGGCGATTTTGATATAAATATTAGCGGCGGTAATTGGCAGTACATTTTTTCAACAATGCAAATTAAAAAGTTAATTAAAAAAGCAAATTTTGATATTATAAATGCGCATTTTGTAACTAGTTATGGGTTTTTGGCGGCACTATCTGGAGCAAAGCCACTAGTAGTATCAGCCTGGGGTACAGATATACTTGTAGCACCTAAGAGAAATGCAATATATAAAGCTATTACAAAATATGCATTAAATAGTGCAAAACTAATTACATCAGACTCCAATTTTATGAGTGAAGCCATACATCAGTTAACAAATACTGATGTATTAACTGTACCCATGGGAGTTGAAAAAGGTTTATGCTATAGAGAAAGAAAAGAGAGCACTGATGAAATTAAAATATTAAGCTTGCGTACTATTAATGTGAATTCTAATATTGATATAATTGTAAGTGCATTTGCAAAGCTAATTGAAAGTAATGAAGGAATTAATTTTAAATTAATTATAACTAATAATGGGCCAGAAATGGAAAATATCAAAGCTCTAGTAAAACAGTTGAATGTGGAAAAAAATGTTGATATTAGAGGATTTGTAACTAGAGATGAGTTAATAGACCTTCTCTATAGTTCACATATGCATATTACAATACCAGATTCAGATTCAACATCTGTAACATTATTAGAAGCTATGGCATCAGGAATAATAACCATTGCTTCAGACATACCCGCAAATAGAGAGTGGATTGATCATAATAGTAATGGATTAATTACAGAGAATAATGATGTCGAAAGTCTTAAACTATCTATGGAGTTCGCATTGAATGATTCAGAGTTTAAGCAAAAGGCTGCAAAATTAAGTAGAGAAGTTATATTGAAAAAAGCTATTTGGACACAGAATATGCAACTGGTGGAACAGAAGTATTTAGCTTTGCTAAAAAACAATTAG
- a CDS encoding CDP-glycerol glycerophosphotransferase family protein: MNTLIYTKQCKEMVSSNEKVDLNKYLVSSNIDERSFCFLKFLESQKIDGQQIEDLCMYDGIPLYYFNRPTIFLKLKILITCITILQRVTEEYGKDFSVQTDNELMKMAAEKVFNLKTSEAQKVTHYEKNSGLNNKYKLIYRQLSGVIQYLKFRIIKSNSSNMLICSHAGSLNLVQDAEANNRYYDTQIGLVTEKCRSQFNVLNLQLLNSIELIDKTLNCNEKFVPFELFIAYKRFIGEKLIDITKYKDELNMLSSFNYEFEDYDLKELMLTYILKDLKQKSKSYLIETLSAERFLKKNKIQRCLIIDEGDRGRCFIIAANRLGIKSFASQHGVINKNSPAYAITSKFAQLLVPKATFFWGNKYKQLLIENSNAYNDKNIKVVGQVRTDFLVNRSYNDTELKKESIKILYCTQYFVDLLEPATIMLFKALNLLKEPYELIIKLHPIDLYYDFYMSKIKEYNINNVKILKDGDLYDLINWSDVIVSVHSTVVVEGALLNKPSTCILLPKYNDAGGFVRDGISVGVSNEFELAKTLVQLKDIDIKKDEGIQQYLDENFYKVDGNVSERIFNIVGE; the protein is encoded by the coding sequence TTGAATACGTTAATATATACAAAGCAGTGTAAGGAAATGGTAAGTAGCAATGAAAAAGTTGATTTAAATAAATATTTAGTTAGCTCAAATATCGATGAACGCTCATTTTGTTTTCTTAAATTTTTAGAAAGTCAAAAAATCGACGGGCAACAAATTGAAGATTTGTGTATGTATGATGGTATTCCATTGTATTATTTCAATAGACCAACAATATTTTTAAAGCTAAAGATATTGATCACCTGTATAACTATTCTTCAAAGAGTTACGGAGGAATATGGTAAGGATTTTTCAGTCCAAACAGATAATGAACTTATGAAGATGGCAGCGGAAAAAGTATTTAATCTAAAAACTAGTGAAGCACAAAAGGTTACCCACTACGAAAAAAACAGTGGTTTAAACAATAAGTATAAGTTAATTTACAGACAATTGTCAGGAGTTATTCAATACTTAAAGTTTAGAATCATAAAAAGTAATAGTTCAAATATGCTTATATGCTCTCATGCAGGTTCACTGAATTTAGTGCAAGACGCTGAAGCAAATAATCGTTATTATGATACACAAATAGGTCTTGTAACAGAAAAATGTAGAAGTCAATTTAATGTGTTAAACCTTCAACTATTAAATAGTATAGAACTAATAGATAAAACGCTTAATTGTAATGAAAAATTTGTACCTTTTGAATTATTTATTGCATATAAGAGATTTATAGGTGAAAAGCTTATAGACATTACAAAATATAAGGATGAACTTAACATGCTTTCCAGTTTTAATTATGAGTTTGAGGATTATGACCTAAAGGAACTTATGCTCACATATATTTTAAAGGATTTAAAACAGAAATCTAAGTCTTACTTAATAGAAACATTATCTGCAGAAAGATTTTTGAAAAAAAATAAAATCCAAAGATGTTTGATTATTGATGAAGGCGATAGAGGACGATGCTTTATTATTGCTGCAAATAGATTAGGTATAAAAAGCTTTGCGTCGCAGCATGGGGTAATTAATAAAAATTCACCTGCATATGCAATAACGTCAAAATTTGCACAGCTGTTAGTTCCTAAAGCTACTTTTTTTTGGGGCAATAAATATAAACAGCTTCTAATAGAAAATTCTAATGCTTATAATGATAAAAATATAAAAGTGGTTGGGCAGGTAAGAACGGATTTTTTAGTAAATAGAAGTTATAATGATACAGAATTAAAAAAAGAAAGTATAAAAATTTTATATTGTACACAATATTTTGTAGATTTATTAGAACCTGCAACAATAATGTTATTTAAAGCACTAAATTTGTTAAAAGAGCCCTATGAACTTATAATTAAGCTTCATCCTATTGATTTATATTATGATTTTTATATGTCGAAAATAAAAGAGTATAATATAAATAATGTTAAAATCCTAAAAGATGGAGACTTATATGATCTCATTAATTGGAGTGATGTTATAGTAAGTGTTCATTCTACAGTGGTTGTTGAGGGTGCTCTTTTAAATAAGCCATCTACATGCATTCTGCTTCCAAAATATAATGATGCAGGAGGGTTTGTTCGTGATGGTATTTCCGTTGGTGTAAGTAATGAATTTGAATTAGCAAAAACACTAGTACAACTAAAAGATATTGATATTAAAAAGGATGAAGGTATTCAACAATACCTAGATGAAAATTTCTATAAAGTAGACGGTAATGTTAGCGAAAGAATTTTTAATATTGTAGGTGAGTAA